One stretch of Flavobacteriales bacterium DNA includes these proteins:
- the thrS gene encoding threonine--tRNA ligase, whose protein sequence is MITITLPDGAQKKFESGVTPMDVAMSISEGLARNVISASVNGTKVETVTPITEDAKLVLYTWNDKEGKETFWHSSAHVLAQALEHLYPGVKLTIGPAIENGFYYDVDLPEGKTITDADFKKIEDTFLELARQKAEFKMKSVSKADALKFYKDRGNEFKVELIENLTDGDITFCDHSDFTDLCRGGHIPNTGIIKAVKIMNVAGAYWRGDEKNKQLTRVYGISFPKDKELKEYLVMLEEAKKRDHRKLGKELELFTFSQKVGQGLPLWLPKGADLRKRLEAFLQKQQVEAGYEMVITPHIGSKELYVTSGHYAKYGKDSFQPINTPHEGEEFLLKPMNCPHHCEVYKFKPRSYKDLPVRLAEFGTVYRYEQSGELHGLTRVRGFTQDDAHIFCRPDQVKDEFVKVVDLVLYVLNALKFEDFTAQISLRDPDNKEKYIGSDENWAKAEAAIVEAVAERDIKTVTEYGEAAFYGPKLDFMVKDALGRSWQLGTVQVDYNLPERFELEYVGSDNQKHTPVMIHRAPFGSMERFVAVLLEHCAGKFPLWLTPDQVAILPISEKFNDEAKKLSGLLKNYEIRALVDERNEKIGKKIRDTELMKVPYMLILGEQEVSSGKLSVRKQGEGDLGTFSIEEFAKLIHEDIEADLKLN, encoded by the coding sequence ATGATAACAATTACACTACCTGACGGTGCCCAGAAGAAGTTTGAAAGTGGCGTAACTCCCATGGATGTGGCGATGAGCATAAGCGAAGGACTTGCGCGAAATGTGATCTCTGCAAGCGTGAACGGAACCAAGGTAGAAACGGTAACGCCCATTACGGAAGATGCCAAATTGGTGCTTTACACATGGAATGACAAGGAAGGAAAGGAAACTTTCTGGCACTCTTCTGCGCACGTTTTGGCGCAGGCGCTGGAGCATCTTTATCCAGGGGTAAAGTTGACCATTGGTCCTGCCATTGAGAATGGGTTCTATTATGATGTGGATCTTCCTGAAGGAAAAACCATCACCGATGCCGATTTCAAGAAGATCGAAGACACCTTTTTGGAGTTGGCGCGGCAAAAGGCCGAGTTCAAAATGAAGTCGGTTTCCAAGGCTGATGCACTTAAGTTTTATAAAGACCGAGGCAACGAGTTCAAAGTGGAACTGATCGAGAACCTTACAGACGGTGACATCACGTTCTGCGACCATTCCGATTTTACCGATCTCTGCCGTGGCGGACACATTCCTAACACAGGAATCATCAAAGCTGTGAAGATCATGAATGTGGCCGGTGCTTACTGGCGCGGTGATGAGAAGAACAAGCAGCTGACCCGTGTTTACGGCATCTCCTTCCCGAAGGACAAAGAGTTGAAGGAATACTTGGTGATGTTGGAAGAGGCCAAGAAACGTGATCACAGAAAGCTGGGGAAAGAGTTGGAACTGTTCACTTTCTCGCAAAAGGTCGGTCAAGGATTGCCACTTTGGCTTCCAAAAGGAGCCGACCTACGCAAGCGTTTGGAAGCATTCCTTCAAAAACAGCAAGTGGAGGCTGGTTACGAAATGGTGATCACACCACATATCGGTTCCAAGGAACTTTACGTGACCTCTGGCCACTACGCCAAGTATGGCAAGGACAGTTTCCAACCGATAAACACGCCACACGAAGGCGAGGAATTCCTGCTGAAACCGATGAACTGTCCGCACCATTGTGAGGTGTACAAGTTCAAACCTCGTTCTTACAAAGACCTACCAGTTCGCTTGGCCGAGTTCGGAACAGTTTACCGTTACGAGCAAAGTGGAGAGTTGCATGGTCTGACACGTGTCCGCGGATTCACACAGGATGATGCGCATATTTTCTGCCGTCCAGATCAGGTAAAAGACGAATTCGTGAAGGTTGTCGATTTGGTTCTATATGTATTGAACGCCTTGAAATTCGAGGATTTTACTGCACAGATCTCACTTCGCGACCCTGACAACAAGGAGAAATACATCGGTTCTGATGAGAACTGGGCGAAGGCTGAAGCTGCCATTGTGGAAGCTGTTGCCGAGCGCGACATCAAAACCGTGACCGAATACGGAGAAGCCGCTTTCTATGGTCCAAAACTGGACTTCATGGTGAAGGACGCTTTGGGTAGAAGCTGGCAGTTGGGAACCGTTCAGGTTGACTACAACTTACCTGAGCGCTTTGAGTTGGAATATGTCGGTTCTGACAACCAAAAACACACGCCTGTGATGATCCATCGCGCGCCATTCGGCAGCATGGAGCGTTTTGTGGCGGTGCTTTTGGAGCACTGTGCGGGTAAATTTCCGCTTTGGCTGACACCGGATCAAGTTGCAATTCTGCCCATTTCCGAGAAATTCAATGACGAAGCGAAAAAGCTTTCAGGTTTGCTTAAGAATTACGAAATTCGCGCCCTCGTTGACGAGCGTAACGAAAAGATCGGGAAGAAGATCCGTGATACGGAGTTGATGAAGGTTCCTTACATGCTGATTCTGGGCGAGCAGGAAGTGAGTTCAGGAAAGCTATCAGTAAGGAAACAGGGAGAAGGAGACCTTGGAACATTCAGCATTGAAGAATTTGCCAAACTCATTCACGAGGATATTGAAGCGGATCTGAAATTGAATTGA
- a CDS encoding translation initiation factor IF-3 encodes MRRPRNPRRFVRTEDPHKINERIDAREVRLVGEGIEPAVYPIRKALEMAEEQGLDLVEISPNAEPPVCKILDYKKFLFEQKKKQKELKAKATKIVVKEIRFGPNTDDHDFEFKLKHAKQFLEQGAKVRAFVFFRGRSIVYKDQGEILLLKFANELEELAKVEMLPKMEGKKMFIILSPKKTKK; translated from the coding sequence ATTAGAAGACCAAGAAATCCGAGGAGATTCGTAAGAACCGAAGATCCCCATAAGATCAACGAGAGGATAGACGCGCGCGAAGTGCGTTTGGTTGGTGAAGGAATTGAACCAGCCGTGTATCCGATACGAAAAGCCTTGGAAATGGCGGAAGAGCAAGGACTTGACCTTGTAGAGATCTCACCGAATGCCGAACCACCGGTATGTAAGATACTCGACTACAAGAAGTTTTTGTTCGAGCAGAAGAAGAAGCAAAAAGAACTGAAGGCCAAAGCCACCAAAATCGTGGTCAAGGAAATTCGGTTCGGCCCAAACACTGACGACCACGATTTTGAGTTCAAACTCAAGCACGCGAAGCAGTTTTTGGAGCAGGGCGCCAAAGTAAGGGCGTTCGTATTCTTCCGAGGACGGTCGATAGTGTATAAGGATCAGGGAGAGATCCTACTTCTAAAGTTCGCCAACGAGTTGGAAGAACTGGCAAAAGTGGAAATGCTCCCAAAAATGGAAGGAAAGAAGATGTTCATCATCCTCTCTCCAAAGAAGACAAAAAAGTAA
- the rpmI gene encoding 50S ribosomal protein L35 has protein sequence MPKVKTNSSAKKRFKFTGSGKIKRKHAFKSHILTKKTTKQKRNLTHATLVSAADTANVKHMLKV, from the coding sequence ATGCCTAAGGTTAAAACAAATTCCAGCGCGAAGAAACGTTTCAAGTTCACCGGTTCTGGAAAAATTAAGCGTAAGCACGCGTTCAAGAGTCACATTCTTACCAAGAAGACTACGAAGCAGAAGAGAAATCTGACGCACGCAACATTGGTAAGTGCTGCAGACACCGCGAACGTGAAGCACATGCTAAAGGTTTAA
- the rplT gene encoding 50S ribosomal protein L20, which translates to MPRSVNAVASRARRKKVLKQAKGYFGRRKNVWTVAKNAVEKGLQYQYRDRRARKREFRALWIQRINAGVRQYGMSYSTFMGKLNEKGIDINRKVLADLAMNEPEAFKAIVDQVK; encoded by the coding sequence ATGCCAAGATCAGTAAATGCAGTTGCCTCAAGGGCACGAAGAAAAAAGGTCCTCAAGCAGGCCAAAGGTTACTTCGGAAGAAGAAAAAATGTTTGGACGGTAGCAAAGAATGCCGTTGAAAAAGGTCTTCAGTACCAATACCGCGATAGAAGAGCGCGTAAGCGTGAGTTCCGCGCATTGTGGATTCAGCGTATCAACGCTGGTGTTCGCCAGTACGGAATGTCTTACTCAACTTTCATGGGTAAACTGAACGAAAAAGGAATCGACATCAACCGTAAGGTTCTTGCAGATCTTGCGATGAACGAGCCAGAAGCGTTCAAAGCAATTGTCGATCAAGTAAAATAA
- a CDS encoding T9SS type A sorting domain-containing protein: protein MKRLAVFFVLVLMSSLANAQCKDTLNFPNYQPPCYPDFLPVCGCDGVTYRNSCFADYATVLQYQERPCEQVAMYIYPNPATDILYTTVATKYDADVNIYIYDRNGLIQFYRYFPQVTNQQIYVPLDGLQQGLYIIMAESNGVTKLLKFLKWD from the coding sequence ATGAAACGGCTGGCGGTGTTTTTTGTATTGGTGTTGATGAGTTCATTGGCGAATGCGCAATGCAAAGACACGCTCAACTTCCCGAATTATCAGCCGCCTTGCTACCCCGATTTTCTTCCTGTATGCGGCTGCGATGGCGTTACCTACCGCAACAGTTGCTTCGCTGATTATGCCACGGTGCTTCAGTATCAGGAACGGCCGTGCGAGCAGGTGGCGATGTACATCTACCCCAATCCTGCCACGGACATCCTTTACACCACGGTGGCCACCAAGTACGATGCGGATGTGAACATTTACATCTACGACCGCAACGGACTGATCCAGTTCTACCGCTATTTTCCACAGGTGACCAACCAGCAGATCTACGTTCCGTTGGATGGTCTTCAGCAAGGGCTTTACATCATCATGGCCGAATCTAACGGTGTTACGAAATTGTTGAAATTCCTAAAGTGGGATTGA
- a CDS encoding transcriptional repressor codes for MLSEPETEIFENVKEIFSNYLEEHGHRKTPERYAILSEVYSLDGHFDIESLYVKMKEENYRVSRATLYNTIELLLDCKLVTKHQFGKNIAHFERSYKYAQHDHLICQDCGKVFEFCDPRIQQIQNMAGDILGFNITNHSLNFYGACRKLAETGKCNKMNQPTNP; via the coding sequence ATGCTTTCTGAACCAGAAACAGAGATATTCGAGAATGTGAAAGAGATCTTCTCCAATTATTTGGAGGAGCACGGTCACAGAAAAACCCCTGAACGATATGCGATTCTGAGCGAGGTGTACTCACTCGATGGTCATTTCGACATCGAATCGTTGTACGTGAAGATGAAGGAAGAGAACTATCGCGTCAGTCGGGCCACACTTTACAATACAATTGAACTTCTGCTTGATTGCAAGCTTGTGACCAAGCATCAGTTCGGAAAGAACATTGCTCATTTTGAGCGCTCATACAAGTATGCTCAGCACGACCATTTGATCTGTCAGGATTGCGGAAAGGTTTTCGAATTCTGCGATCCGCGCATTCAGCAGATCCAGAACATGGCAGGCGACATACTCGGTTTCAACATCACCAATCATTCATTGAACTTTTACGGTGCCTGCCGCAAACTGGCCGAAACAGGAAAGTGCAATAAAATGAACCAGCCAACAAACCCATGA
- a CDS encoding STAS domain-containing protein → MNYKIEDHAGGKLITLSGRLIEKSQADGVIKEFEGLLSNGTDKFLMDLAELEYVNSTGLNLLIGMFTSARNAGGELVIGGISAKVKKLMVMTKLDSIFKIYGSVEEAAANL, encoded by the coding sequence ATGAACTATAAAATCGAAGACCACGCAGGTGGTAAACTCATCACGCTTTCAGGTCGATTGATCGAGAAGTCTCAGGCCGATGGAGTCATCAAAGAATTTGAGGGACTTTTGTCGAATGGCACGGACAAATTCCTCATGGATCTGGCTGAACTTGAGTACGTGAACAGCACGGGTCTGAACCTGCTTATCGGCATGTTCACCTCTGCACGTAACGCAGGTGGCGAACTGGTTATCGGTGGCATCTCTGCCAAGGTTAAAAAGTTGATGGTGATGACAAAACTTGACTCCATCTTCAAGATCTATGGTTCGGTGGAGGAAGCCGCTGCAAATCTTTAA